The window ACTACATTGCCCAGGCAATCGCACGTCATCGGATCACGGGTTATTATGAGACCAGCAGCCAGTGCTCCAGGCCCGGAGTGGTGTAGGTGGCACCCACACACCATATACCAGGGGACAGGAAGCCTGCAAGCCCTGGGGGATAGGGAGGAACTGGAGTGGGGACTCCCCAAAGCACCTCTCAGGTGCAGTGACAGGCAGTGGAGGGGAAACCTGGGGGCTTTCTGGCCTGGCTGAGCCTGTGGGGAACCAGGAGGAAGCTGAGCCCATGCATGGGGAGGcatcaggggaggggaagggaaggcaggagggcaCTTCCAGGGGCAGGAGACGCATGGAGATGGGTCCAGGGGCCCTGAGGGGCTGGAGAGCATGTCTCAGAGAGGAGACTGGTCTTGAGCTGCCTCtgacaaagaaaggagaaacagccTAGATGGGTGAGGAATCTGGGAGGCTGACAGGCTCACACTTCACTGCTTGATGCCTGAGTCTATAACCCTTCTCCCTTTCGCTCCATAGCTTCATCACCAAAAAGGGCCATTCCATATGTGCCAACCCCAGTGACGTCTGGGTCCAGGACTACATCAAGGACCTGGAGGAGAAATGAGCTGGCCATCTGAAGAAGAGGCCAAGGTCCCCCTCTCAGTCCCAATGCTCAGCCCCAGACACCTTCTGGGAGCTGCCCTGCCTTGAATTAAAGACCTAGAATTTATGCCCTCCCTGTCCTCATTCATTTCTACCAGATCTACTCTTTGGAGCCCAGCTGGGCGGCACTCTTGGCATCAGGCTTTGCTCTACAGAAATGTGGTCAGCCCTAGATGCAAAAAAACAGGTCAGGCCTGTGATGGGGGTGGCGGGAAGCTAAGGCCACCTTTACATAATAATCATCATGATGATAACAGATACCATTGTCTTACCACTTTCTACCTTTCAAGCAGTCTGCTAAACAGTCTAAgtgtattatcttatttatataaGCTACACAAGTGTAATGCTAAGAACTATCACCTGATTTTGCAGGTAAATCTTCATAAAGTCTTCGTAGCAGCCAAATTTCAAAGTCCTTTGTTCTGTGCTGCTCCCAAGGCCCTTGTTCCCAGCTATCTGGGATAAGAATGATTTTATCCAACCCTTCCCCCTCCACTTGCATACATCAGGTTGTACTATATTGTTATGCCCATTTTTGTGTCCTCCACCAAGGCCTAACAGAAAGCCTGGCCCATACCAGGTACTCAGGAAATGGATGGACTGATGGTTGGATAGAAAGATACAGGAATCAAGAGGATGCTATGCTCCATGAATAATACGCAGCGGCCCCCAAAAGCTCTCAGACCCATCTTCGGGGTTCAAGGAGGAGATCCTCTTCCTCAGAGTAAGAGCATGGCCAGTGTAGGTACAGTGCCCACCCTTCCCAGGCCACCATCTTCCACACACCAGGGCCAAGAAGATACTTATATGCTAAAGGTACAACCAGGCTTCCTCAGACCTCCTCACCTCCAAAAACAATGGTCAAGGGGGTacccaaatacatacatactacCGTCCTAAAAAGCCATAGTGTCACCACCACTGCCTTGAACCCACCAGGACGAAATGCATTATATAGTTTTTCCCTATTCATGAGCAGTCATGCAAAACAGCAAGCCCCATAAGGATCTTCATACGCCCCTGCCTCAGTCTACTTTCATTTACTGAAACGCACCCCACTATACCTCTAAAGCGCCTGCCAAAATCCCCTATATCTTCCATGTCTTCTCTGAATTCTACCTTCAATCCCTGGAATGGGGTCCTGAGGCAGTCTGAAGAGAGAAGACGCGGAGGGGCAGGTCAGCCCCAGTCAAGGCGCCTGGCGGAGAAGCTCAGAAACACCGAAGAGATTATCACGTGCGTGGGGTTGGAGCGCCCTCTGCTTGCCGTGATTGGCCGCGGTAGCTGGTTGGATAAACCCATATCGCAGGCAAGCAGGAGGGCTGGCCAACTAGATCTAAAGGTGGTTCAGAGTCCAAGgtccaaagagataaaagaacatTAACGAATAAGCCAAAGACCTCAGCAATAAATGAGGACTCAAGGATCGCACATTGTTTTTTCTCAGTATTACTAACACAATCTGTGACGGGAAAAGGTGTGAGTTGAGCCATGTGTCCTTAGACTGGGGATGGGAGGCATCCTTTTCAGAGGCCTAAACCCTATCCTCGCTCCAGTCTGTGATCTCTCTAATCCTGCTTTATTTTCACCCTCCCAAAGACCGATCACCTGAGGGTACTGGGGTGGTTccaccccctttcctccccctttccccaaAATAGAGATGGTGGCAGGTAATGTGGTGAAATCACACGGATCTGGTTTGCAGAACTGCCTCTCATCTCTGTGACCTGGGAGaatttaacctctctaagcctcaagtggcctcatttataaaatggaataataatctCCGCTTCACTATGGTGAGAATTAAGTCAAACAGCGCCTATATAAGGTGGCTGACACACAGCACACGTGAACCACATGTTCCCTTCCTCTACTCCTTTCCTGGTGAATTTAAATCTTAttaattcagggcacctgggtggctcagattgGTTGAAGGTCTGACTTttgttcagatcatgatctcatgattcatgaatttgagcccccccctcccccattgggCTCAcggctatcagtgcagagcctgtttgggattctctgccccctcctctctccactcctcccctgctctctctctctctctctctcaaaaatagataaacattaaaaaaaaacttattaattCAACTCTGCGCCAAGCCCCACCCTTCCTTTTGGCAAACAGAGGGAGgcacctcttctctcctccacccACTCTGAAGTGGTCAGAGTACAGAGAGCAGCTGTGAAGTCAGAGTGGACAACCAGCCTCCCCTGAAGCTAAAGGGTCCCCCGGAGAGGATGAAGTTCTCTGTGGCagccctctttctcctcatcctcatcaccaCTCCGGCTTTGTACGG of the Neofelis nebulosa isolate mNeoNeb1 chromosome 16, mNeoNeb1.pri, whole genome shotgun sequence genome contains:
- the LOC131497142 gene encoding C-C motif chemokine 14-like — encoded protein: MKVSMAAISLFLLLLITGALVSTAKSSSRGPYHPAECCFNYIAQAIARHRITGYYETSSQCSRPGVVFITKKGHSICANPSDVWVQDYIKDLEEK